The following coding sequences lie in one Daphnia pulex isolate KAP4 chromosome 1, ASM2113471v1 genomic window:
- the LOC124194168 gene encoding MTRF1L release factor glutamine methyltransferase-like isoform X2, whose amino-acid sequence MLIVSLSFQHVQGIIGMTVAQVIKNWTDEFQRNKVPEAEDSIRHILSSVLGLKNAAHLEIVRNQILTQDEYQMLLVKADLRLNRNPVQYIIGEWDFCGLTLKMCHTPPVFIPRPETEDLVSIASDIIAQLISCDEREKSYNPRCFEIGCGSGAISLALLSKHEKLRCTAIDANPAAVSLARLNSELLGLADRVSFSIAKWEENGAIGLNSLNSTKYDILVSNPPYIPTSEISDLAPEIVRYEPHLALDGGPDGTRVIKQIIQHAPKWLRQGSFIILEIDPRQTKMIRLISEECGSYFGKVDVRKDCFGVERFVILRCK is encoded by the exons ATGTTGATCGTATCTTTAAGCTTTCAACATGTGCAAG GAATCATTGGAATGACGGTAGCTCAAGTGATCAAAAATTGGACTGATGAATTTCAAAGGAACAAAGTCCCAGAAGCTGAAGATTCCATAAGACACATTTTGAGCAGTGTCCTAGGtctaaaaaat GCTGCTCACCTTGAAATTGTGAGGAATCAGATTTTAACTCAAGATGAATATCAGATGCTACTTGTAAAGGCTGATTTAAGACTCAATAGGAATCCAGTTCAGTACATTATTGGAGAGTGGGATTTTTGTGGACTAACTTTAAAAATGTGCCACACTCCACCTGTTTTCATTCCAAGACCTGAAACAGAAGATCTAGTATCTATTGCATCTGATATTATTGCACAACTAATATCTTGtgatgaaagagagaaatccTACAATCCTCGCTGTTTTGAAATTGGCTGTGGATCAGGCGCGATTAGCCTCGCTTTACTCAGTAAACATGAGAAG TTGCGGTGCACCGCAATCGATGCAAACCCAGCAG CTGTCTCACTCGCGAGGTTGAACTCCGAACTTCTGGGGCTGGCAGATagagtctctttttctattgccAAATGGGAGGAAAATGGTGCAATTGGTCTCAACAGTTTAAATTCCACAAAATACGACATTCTCGTTTCAAATCCACCTTACATCCCCACTAGTGAAATAAGCGATCTTGCTCCTGAAATCGTTAG ATATGAACCCCATCTAGCATTGGACGGTGGACCTGATGGAACTCGtgtaattaaacaaattattcaacATGCTCCGAAATGGTTAAG GCAGGGGTCGTTTATTATTCTCGAAATTGATCCAAGACAAACTAAAATGATTCGGTTAATTTCAGAAGAATGTGGCAGCTATTTTGGTAAAGTTGATGTGCGTAAAGATTGCTTCGGTGTTGAAAGGTTTGTTATACTGAGATGTAAATGA
- the LOC124194168 gene encoding MTRF1L release factor glutamine methyltransferase-like isoform X1 produces the protein MYSIRRASYWYSNVDRIFKLSTCARESSGIIGMTVAQVIKNWTDEFQRNKVPEAEDSIRHILSSVLGLKNAAHLEIVRNQILTQDEYQMLLVKADLRLNRNPVQYIIGEWDFCGLTLKMCHTPPVFIPRPETEDLVSIASDIIAQLISCDEREKSYNPRCFEIGCGSGAISLALLSKHEKLRCTAIDANPAAVSLARLNSELLGLADRVSFSIAKWEENGAIGLNSLNSTKYDILVSNPPYIPTSEISDLAPEIVRYEPHLALDGGPDGTRVIKQIIQHAPKWLRQGSFIILEIDPRQTKMIRLISEECGSYFGKVDVRKDCFGVERFVILRCK, from the exons ATGTATAGCATTCGTAGAGCTTCGTATTGGTACAGTAATGTTGATCGTATCTTTAAGCTTTCAACATGTGCAAG GGAATCATCAGGAATCATTGGAATGACGGTAGCTCAAGTGATCAAAAATTGGACTGATGAATTTCAAAGGAACAAAGTCCCAGAAGCTGAAGATTCCATAAGACACATTTTGAGCAGTGTCCTAGGtctaaaaaat GCTGCTCACCTTGAAATTGTGAGGAATCAGATTTTAACTCAAGATGAATATCAGATGCTACTTGTAAAGGCTGATTTAAGACTCAATAGGAATCCAGTTCAGTACATTATTGGAGAGTGGGATTTTTGTGGACTAACTTTAAAAATGTGCCACACTCCACCTGTTTTCATTCCAAGACCTGAAACAGAAGATCTAGTATCTATTGCATCTGATATTATTGCACAACTAATATCTTGtgatgaaagagagaaatccTACAATCCTCGCTGTTTTGAAATTGGCTGTGGATCAGGCGCGATTAGCCTCGCTTTACTCAGTAAACATGAGAAG TTGCGGTGCACCGCAATCGATGCAAACCCAGCAG CTGTCTCACTCGCGAGGTTGAACTCCGAACTTCTGGGGCTGGCAGATagagtctctttttctattgccAAATGGGAGGAAAATGGTGCAATTGGTCTCAACAGTTTAAATTCCACAAAATACGACATTCTCGTTTCAAATCCACCTTACATCCCCACTAGTGAAATAAGCGATCTTGCTCCTGAAATCGTTAG ATATGAACCCCATCTAGCATTGGACGGTGGACCTGATGGAACTCGtgtaattaaacaaattattcaacATGCTCCGAAATGGTTAAG GCAGGGGTCGTTTATTATTCTCGAAATTGATCCAAGACAAACTAAAATGATTCGGTTAATTTCAGAAGAATGTGGCAGCTATTTTGGTAAAGTTGATGTGCGTAAAGATTGCTTCGGTGTTGAAAGGTTTGTTATACTGAGATGTAAATGA
- the LOC124194226 gene encoding forkhead box protein K2-like — MASHDHVASHITERDRDRESEAYALLSLKTAPTSPGAAHHWNHGGEARGPVVIARIEGREFEFLVRQKRLVIGRNSSRGQVDVNMGHSSFISRRHLEVYFEHPFFYMICNGKNGVFVDGVFQRKGAAPLQLPKMCVFRFPSTNIRLMFQSLVDESGPPPNLGNQTASNMNLSAVSAPTTQLAPPSPLKRRAPSTQQQPHLAPLRINIPIGEEEAEASSPLPSPTGTISAANSCPVSPREGSHGLGRSHFGGFSHFHHELNPSSSHGHGSAAGYSTGSGQDLTQDHSPGAEGGNDTKDDSKPPYSYAQLIVQAICTAPDKQLTLSGIYSYITKNYPYYRTADKGWQNSIRHNLSLNRYFLKVPRSQEEPGKGSFWRIDPTSESKLVEQAFRRRRQRGVPCFRTPYARSAPASPTHGGMPNMSVSGLATPDCLSREGSPGPMSEPYGDVVNSQGVAQHLEIKSSSRPSSPFSLHQGSGVVVQSNHPTHVVVLQPTQLAHGPTANGGSENNYLGGTQASVIVPFVTTYSSFVSASNSNGGNESLASLQPSSIKRTYPPASSSPAPVNAGLGNTGPCFDGNEKKIKLDTEEESEK; from the exons ATGGCGTCTCATGACCACGTTGCGTCCCACATCACTGAAAGAGATAGAGATAGAGAAAGTGAAGCGTATGCTTTATTGTCCCTTAAAACGGCCCCAACAAGTCCTGGTGcag CTCATCATTGGAACCATGGAGGTGAAGCACGAGGCCCAGTGGTGATTGCTAGGATTGAAGGCagagagtttgaatttttagttCGACAAAAACGATTAGTGATTGGTCGGAATTCATCTAGAGGACAAGTAGATGTTAACATGGGTCACTCATCATTCATATCAAGACGCCATTTGGAAGTTTACTTTGAACACCCGTTCTTTTACATGATTTGTAATGGGAAAAATGGTGTATTTGTTGATGGTGTGTTCCAAAGAAAAGGCGCTGCTCCTCTGCAGCTTCCCAAAAT gtgTGTGTTTCGTTTCCCTAGCACAAACATAAGATTGATGTTTCAATCCCTTGTTGATGAATCAGGACCACCACCTAATCTTGGTAATCAAACTGCATCTAACATGAACTTGTCAGCTGTGTCAGCACCTACAACACAACTTG CTCCTCCATCTCCATTGAAGAGAAGGGCACCTTCAACTCAACAGCAGCCTCATTTAGCTCCATTAAGGATCAATATACCCATAGGAGAGGAAGAGGCAGAAGCCTCCAGTCCTCTTCCATCACCAACAGGAACTATAAGTGCTGCCAATTCATGCCCGGTTAGCCCCCGCGAAGGAAGTCATGGATTAGGACGTAGCCATTTTGGCGGGTTTTCTCACTTCCATCACGAGTTAAATCCTTCCTCATCACATGGCCATGGATCAGCTGCCGGTTACAGTACAGGTTCAGGTCAAGACCTAACACAAGATCACAGCCCTGGAGCCGAAGGCGGAAATGATACAAAAGATGATAGCAAACCTCCTTACTCTTATGCTCAGCTAATTGTGCAAGCTATTTGCACGGCTCCCGACAAGCAACTGACGCTGAGTGGAATTTATTCGTATATCACGAAGAACTATCCCTATTATCGTACTGCTGACAAAGGATGGCAG AATTCCATCCGCCACAATCTGTCGCTGAATCGTTACTTTTTGAAAGTGCCCCGTAGTCAAGAAGAACCAGGCAAAGGTTCTTTTTGGAGAATAGACCCTACTAGTGAATCAAAGTTGGTTGAACAAGCCTTCCGTCGTCGAAGGCAACGAGGAGTACCTTGTTTCAGAACACCCTACGCAAG AAGCGCACCAGCTTCTCCTACACATGGCGGGATGCCGAACATGTCTGTTTCTGGCCTGGCCACACCTGATTGTCTGTCTCGAGAGGGATCTCCCGGACCAA TGTCCGAGCCATACGGTGATGTTGTGAATAGCCAGGGTGTGGCGCAGCACCTAGAAATCAAGAGTAGTAGTCGACCATCTTCACCCTTTTCTCTGCATCAAGGAAGTGGCGTAGTTGTACAATCGAACCATCCAACTCACGTGGTAGTGCTGCAGCCTACTCAACTAGCGCACG GACCGACGGCTAATGGCGGATCAGAAAACAATTACCTGGGCGGAACACAGGCCTCAGTCATCGTGCCCTTTGTTACCACATATTCGTCATTTGTAAGTGCCAGCAATTCCAACGGTGGTAACGAGTCGTTAGCCAGCCTGCAGCCCAGTAGTATTAAACGAACCTACCCTCCTGCATCGTCAAGTCCGGCACCGGTGAATGCTGGGCTCGGTAATACTGGACCTTGTTTTGATGGCaacgagaagaaaattaaacttGATACGGAAGAAGAAAGCGAAAAGTAG
- the LOC124194251 gene encoding 60S ribosomal protein L18-like, with protein MGIDINHKYDRKVVRREPRSEDVYLRLLVKLYRFLARRTKAKFNRIILKRLFMSRINRPPLSVSRLSRHMKKAGREGKIAVVVGTLTDDPRIFKIPKLTVCALRATERARARILKAGGHVLTFDQLALRAPTGKNTILIQGRRKAREANKHFGPAPGVPGSHTKPLVRSKGRKFERARGRRSSCGYKK; from the exons ATG GGTATTGACATCAACCATAAGTACGACCGTAAAGTCGTCCGACGTGAACCGAGGTCTGAAGATGTCTATCTTCGACTTTTGGTGAAG TTGTACAGGTTTTTGGCTCGTCGTACCAAGGCCAAGTTCAATCGCATCATTTTGAAGCGATTGTTTATGTCGAGGATCAACCGTCCACCACTGTCGGTGTCTCGCTTGTCAAGACATATGAAGAAagccggaagagaaggaaagatTGCTGTTGTCGTCGGAACTTTGACAGATGATCCTAGGATCTTCAAAATCCCCAAGCTCACg GTGTGTGCTCTGCGTGCAACAGAGAGAGCTCGAGCTCGCATCTTGAAAGCTGGTGGTCATGTTTTGACTTTCGATCAGTTGGCCCTGCGTGCACCAACAGGCAAAAATACTATTCTTATCCAAGGGCGGCGCAAAGCTAGGGAAGCTAACAAACACTTCGGACCTGCTCCTGGTGTTCCTGGATCACACACTAAACCATTGGTTCGCTCTAAGGGACGGAAATTTGAACGTGCTCGTGGTCGTAGGTCATCTTGTGGTtacaaaaagtaa